The Dioscorea cayenensis subsp. rotundata cultivar TDr96_F1 chromosome 7, TDr96_F1_v2_PseudoChromosome.rev07_lg8_w22 25.fasta, whole genome shotgun sequence genome includes a region encoding these proteins:
- the LOC120265407 gene encoding uncharacterized protein LOC120265407 isoform X1: MASNHSIDPMFLSNLMNRLHLRNPLFDDTNALLSSSLDDAFSDLGSDADDDDELPVDAKERSLLAEEEAKLEKEIIRIIHSANPVEALKPNSGQSVSIGEHSICVGFHEESGSEYRVWEWHGHLIIFDEEEGYSPEYIYGSYFERLVDEKRKKNNVNGSPGLRDLIGDGAHGVGSGRSAGVRVLHRSSLNTGSAAK; the protein is encoded by the coding sequence ATGGCCTCCAACCATTCCATCGATCCCATGTTCCTCTCCAACCTCATGAACCGCCTCCATCTCCGCAACCCCCTCTTCGACGACACCAACGCTCTTCTCTCTTCCTCCCTTGACGATGCTTTCTCTGACCTCGGCTCCGATGCCGACGATGATGACGAGCTGCCAGTGGACGCGAAGGAAAGGAGCCTCCTTGCCGAGGAAGAGGCGAAGCTCGAGAAGGAGATCATCCGGATCATCCATTCCGCGAACCCCGTCGAGGCCCTCAAGCCTAACTCCGGTCAGTCAGTGTCCATTGGAGAACACAGCATCTGTGTCGGATTCCATGAGGAATCGGGATCGGAGTATCGGGTCTGGGAGTGGCACGGCCACCTGATAATCTTTGACGAGGAGGAGGGGTACTCTCCGGAGTATATCTATGGGAGCTATTTTGAGAGATTGGTGGATGAGAAACGGAAGAAGAACAATGTGAATGGGAGTCCTGGGCTGAGGGATTTGATTGGAGATGGAGCTCATGGTGTTGGTTCAGGTCGGAGCGCAGGAGTTAGGGTTCTTCACCGCAGTTCATTGAATACTGGTTCGGCGGCAAAGTGA
- the LOC120265407 gene encoding transcription factor bHLH123-like isoform X3: protein MKRMYLKALTSSPVDYLKFIAMHETLFSNESQAPSFDRFQLSGFSESKIMLASLIQGHPIATKDTNVKHGSKRQKTSHAATAVESPTRRNQKLGDRITALQQLVSPFGKTDTASVLQEANVYIKILHEQIKALTSPYFNKGFKEEKDDDLQSRGLCLVPISKITNLCDHAPLT, encoded by the exons ATGAAAAGGATGTATTTAAAGGCCTT AACTTCTTCTCCTGTGGATTATCTGAAGTTTATAGCAATGCATGAGACTCTCTTCAGTAATGAATCACAAGCTCCGAGTTT TGATAGATTCCAGCTGAGTGGATTCTCCGAGTCGAAGATTATGCTTGCAAGCTTGATTCAAGGCCACccaatt gCTACAAAGGACACAAATGTTAAACATGGTTCAAAGAGGCAGAAGACCTCTCATGCTGCCACTGCTGTTGAA TCACCAACAAGGAGGAACCAGAAGCTCGGAGACAGGATCACTGCTCTTCAGCAGCTCGTTTCACCTTTCGGGAAG ACCGACACAGCATCAGTGCTTCAAGAGGCCAATGTTTATATCAAGATTCTCCATGAACAAATCAAG GCCTTGACATCTCCTTACTTCAACAAG GgctttaaagaagaaaaagacgaCGACTTGCAAAGCAGAGGCTTGTGCCTTGTTCCTATATCCAAAATAACAAACCTCTGTGATCATGCACCCTTGACATGA
- the LOC120265407 gene encoding transcription factor bHLH111-like isoform X2 — MLRFFEPEAELICRTSSPVDYLKFIAMHETLFSNESQAPSFDRFQLSGFSESKIMLASLIQGHPIATKDTNVKHGSKRQKTSHAATAVESPTRRNQKLGDRITALQQLVSPFGKTDTASVLQEANVYIKILHEQIKALTSPYFNKGFKEEKDDDLQSRGLCLVPISKITNLCDHAPLT, encoded by the exons ATGCTTCGATTCTTCGAACCCGAAGCTGAGTTAATCTGCAGAACTTCTTCTCCTGTGGATTATCTGAAGTTTATAGCAATGCATGAGACTCTCTTCAGTAATGAATCACAAGCTCCGAGTTT TGATAGATTCCAGCTGAGTGGATTCTCCGAGTCGAAGATTATGCTTGCAAGCTTGATTCAAGGCCACccaatt gCTACAAAGGACACAAATGTTAAACATGGTTCAAAGAGGCAGAAGACCTCTCATGCTGCCACTGCTGTTGAA TCACCAACAAGGAGGAACCAGAAGCTCGGAGACAGGATCACTGCTCTTCAGCAGCTCGTTTCACCTTTCGGGAAG ACCGACACAGCATCAGTGCTTCAAGAGGCCAATGTTTATATCAAGATTCTCCATGAACAAATCAAG GCCTTGACATCTCCTTACTTCAACAAG GgctttaaagaagaaaaagacgaCGACTTGCAAAGCAGAGGCTTGTGCCTTGTTCCTATATCCAAAATAACAAACCTCTGTGATCATGCACCCTTGACATGA
- the LOC120265747 gene encoding glycine-rich RNA-binding protein 2, mitochondrial-like — protein sequence MASLRAKSFSQALVLPFRRLLLRESCSKLFVGGLSYDTNESVLKDTFEKFGEVIEVKVICDRNSGKSKGFGFIQFYSESEAMAALHNMNGQSLEGRIIRVHYANKG from the exons ATGGCGAGCTTGAGAGCTAAGAGCTTCTCACAAGCTCTCGTTCTTCCATTCAGGAGGCTTTTGCTTAGAGAATCTTGCAGCAAGCTGTTCGTTGGGG GTCTTTCGTATGACACCAATGAGAGTGTTCTCAAGGATACTTTTGAAAAGTTCGGTGAAGTCATCGAAG TTAAAGTGATCTGTGATCGAAACAGTGGAAAATCAAAAGGTTTTGGCTTTATCCAATTTTATTCTGAAAGTGAAGCGATGGCTGCCCTACATAATATGAATGGTCAG tcaTTGGAAGGAAGGATTATACGTGTGCATTATGCAAACAAAGGATGA
- the LOC120264797 gene encoding uncharacterized protein LOC120264797: MDSATCEPNRKSGDICGGSSGQGLSCRDSLVAQKCCNASNKEAGMCIATAEDLNVRFCNDEVAALIVQEIGNNFQGMLHICDSSQQLSGNDASLDDDKMDMSIKIRMLQEMNNSVSLDAKVERSLNKFPTFPCPKELQNCSAPMNCRKGLLSRLLDGPTSSKSENPAYARSLSLPPSSSLVSAMKGGREENGICLEMKLHVKWAPEVYDPPSTTMSHTVKSHQHRPKARRKDQQKHKHKGKSSRNKHTNKTNGGNKASTSYTRPRGDNEELLFDGCYSSEFTLPSQEAKCGSNFLGNSLTKVQLSTAEV; encoded by the exons ATGGACAGTGCTACTTGTGAGCCTAATAGAAAGTCTGGAGATATTTGTGGTGGTTCCTCTGGACAAGGTCTAAGCTGCAGGGATTCCCTTGTTGCACAAAAATGTTGCAATGCCAGCAATAAGGAAGCAGGAATGTGTATTGCAACTGCAGAGGATCTGAATGTGCGATTCTGTAATGATGAGGTTGCTGCATTGATAGTACAAGAAATAGGTAACAATTTTCAGGGAATGCTGCATATTTGTGATTCTTCACAGCAACTTTCTGGGAACGATGCATCTCTTGATGATGACAAGATGGATATGTCTATTAAAATTAGAATGCTTCAAGAGATGAATAATTCTGTCTCCTTGGATGCAAAAGTTGAGAGAAGCTTGAACAAGTTTCCGACGTTTCCATGCCCCAAAGAGTTGCAGAACTGCTCTGCACCCATGAATTGCAGGAAAGGACTGCTCAGCAGATTGCTAGATGGTCCAACTTCTTCCAAATCTGAAAATCCTGCTTATGCGCGTTCCTTGTCTTTGCCT CCTTCTTCTAGTCTGGTGTCTGCCATGAAGGGAGGCCGTGAAGAGAATGGGATATGTCTAGAGATGAAGCTGCATGTGAAGTGGGCACCGGAGGTTTATGATCCACCTTCCACCACCATGTCTCACACTGTGAAGAGCCACCAGCACCGGCCCAAAGCCCGGAGAAAGGACCAACAAAAGCACAAGCACAAGGGCAAATCTTCCCGCAATAAACACACTAATAAAACTAATGGTGGCAACAAAGCCAGTACTTCTTATACGAG GCCAAGAGGAGATAATGAAGAGTTGCTATTTGACGGATGCTACTCGTCTGAGTTCACCCTTCCCAGTCAAGAAGCCAAATGTGGTAGCAATTTCCTTGGAAACTCACTCACTAAAGTACAACTTTCAACAGCCGAGGTCTGA
- the LOC120264798 gene encoding LOW QUALITY PROTEIN: organelle RRM domain-containing protein 2, mitochondrial (The sequence of the model RefSeq protein was modified relative to this genomic sequence to represent the inferred CDS: deleted 1 base in 1 codon) has translation MALSSSARLLRRALRSSPSLFPVQSQATTLSTSPTRFSSSTLFGDDDAATKNPPPPLTTPKLFVSGLSRLTTDGKLHDVFAQFGQLVEAKVITDRVSGRSKGFGFVTYATIEEAEKAREGMNAKFLDGWVIFVDPAKPRERKPPAQPEPVSSETGFKVNKTIGWCG, from the exons ATGGCTCTCTCATCCTCAGCTCGTCTTCTCCGCCGCGCCCTCAGATCTTCCCCTTCGTTGTTTCCCGTTCAATCTCAGGCTACCACCTTGTCCACCTCTCCGACACGCTTCAGCTCCTCCACTTTGTTTGGCGACGATGATGCTGCCACTAAAAATCCCCCTCCTCCCCTCACCACACCCAAGCTCTTCGTGAGTG GGCTTTCAAGATTAACCACTGATGGAAAGCTGCACGACGTATTTGCTCAATTCGGTCAGCTTGTTGAAG CTAAAGTTATAACTGATAGAGTCTCTGGGAGGTCG AAAGGGTTTGGCTTTGTTACATATGCAACCATTGAAGAAGCCGAGAAAGCTCGAGAAGGTATGAATGCCAAATTCTTGGATGGATGGGTTATATTTGTCGATCCGGCGAAGCCTAGAGAGCGAAAACCACCAGCTCAACCAGAGCCAGTCTCTTCTGAAACTGGTTTCAAAGTTAATAAGACGATTGGATGGTGTGGATAA
- the LOC120264270 gene encoding actin-depolymerizing factor 7-like — MANAASGMAVNDDCKLKFLELKAKRTYRFIVFKIDEKLKQVIVDKLGEPTLGYEDFTASLPENECRYAIYDFDFVTAENCQKSKIFFIAWSPDVARVRSKMLYASSKDRFKRELDGIQVELQATDPTEMGIDVIRGRAN, encoded by the exons ATG GCCAACGCGGCGTCTGGAATGGCTGTGAACGATGATTGCAAGCTGAAATTTTTAGAACTGAAAGCCAAGAGAACATACCGTTTCATAGTCTTCAAGATTGATGAGAAGCTGAAGCAAGTCATCGTAGACAAGCTCGGAGAACCAACCTTGGGCTACGAAGACTTCACCGCCAGCCTTCCTGAAAACGAGTGCCGATATGcaatttatgattttgattttgttacTGCAGAGAATTGCCAGAAAAGCAAGATCTTTTTCATTGCATG GTCTCCTGATGTTGCAAGAGTGAGAAGCAAGATGCTTTATGCTAGTTCAAAGGATAGGTTCAAGAGAGAATTGGATGGTATTCAAGTGGAGCTGCAAGCCACTGATCCAACTGAGATGGGTATTGATGTGATCCGAGGCCGTGCCAACTAG
- the LOC120265344 gene encoding LOW QUALITY PROTEIN: putative pentatricopeptide repeat-containing protein At5g59900 (The sequence of the model RefSeq protein was modified relative to this genomic sequence to represent the inferred CDS: deleted 1 base in 1 codon), which produces MKPTLVARRTVAGSSASFSGERDEGFVEILHSILHSKQSWRASLTNPFISGRLRPRHIELLLLRTVDSDPRLLLRFFNFLGLHLRFPHSPLSFSILTLSLLRANLHWPASSLLHSLVSRRTSPAIAFDALSKSRNLCRFSSTSPFDFLIQAYLQNSMAMDAFGVLKLMLGSRLVPETRTVSDLMNGLLKIRRFDLVSQVFDEMLRLGIQPDVFVYTAAVRSFCELKDLVKARETICHMEVNGLNSSIVPYNVLLHGLCKCTKVFEALEVKNSLQSKNLKADVVSYCTLVLGLCKVEEFGVAVEMVREMLNYGLVPSEAASSAVIEGLRRKGRVVEAFDLVDKLGKFGLIPNLFAYNALMNSLCKNGKFEEAESLFAKMEEKGLVPNDVSYSILIDSLCKNGKIDDALVLFGRMEQEGIKGTIYSYNSLINGHCRLGRLTKAEHLFCEMKDRGLMPNAATYTSLITGYCKQGDLDNALKLHNEMPKNGVHWNTRSFTAIINGFCRANMMKKATELFDEMVELNVMPNEVTYNVMIEGYCLIGNTVRAFELYDAMVENGLVPDNYTYRPLISGNCLTGRVLEAKEFVDDLHSENRVLNNMSVSALLHGFCREGRVSDAHSVCQEMVGRGLEMDLVCYGILIHADLKQKEIVRSNSMLKEMIRKGIKPDNVLYTSIIDAYSKFGNFAMSFHLWDKMAQEGCYPNAVTYTVLINSLCKAGICQCSDKRQDAVKLIADMAGNGVLPDCISYSTVIHEYCKAGDLKKALELWDEMVKHGLKPDTLAYNLLIHGCSVNGQIAQAFALHDEMIRSHVKPNWATYTALIHGTCLKGASREPD; this is translated from the exons ATGAAACCAACCCTTGTCGCCCGGCGAACCGTCGCCGGCTCCTCCGCCTCTTTCTCCGGCGAGCGCGATGAGGGCTTTGTGGAGATCCTCCACTCGATCCTCCATTCTAAGCAGAGCTGGCGCGCATCCCTCACCAACCCCTTCATCTCCGGCCGCCTCAGACCTCGCCACATCgagctcctcctcctccgcacCGTTGACTCCGATCCCCGCCTCCTCCTCcgcttcttcaactttctcggGCTCCATCTCCGCTTCCCTCATTCCCCACTCTCCTTCTCCATCCTCACTCTCTCCCTTCTCCGCGCCAACCTCCACTGGCCAGCCTCATCGCTTCTCCACTCCCTTGTCTCTCGCCGGACCTCCCCCGCCATCGCCTTCGACGCTCTTTCAAAATCCCGCAACCTTTGCCGCTTCTCCTCCACCTCTCCTTTCGACTTCCTAATCCAAGCCTATCTCCAGAACAGCATGGCCATGGACGCTTTCGGGGTTCTCAAGCTGATGCTTGGATCGAGATTGGTCCCGGAGACGAGAACGGTCAGTGATTTGATGAATGGTTTGCTGAAAATCCGGCGTTTTGATCTTGTCTCACAGGTGTTCGATGAAATGCTTAGGTTGGGAATTCAGCCTGATGTTTTCGTCTACACTGCTGCCGTGCGGAGCTTTTGTGAATTGAAGGATCTTGTAAAGGCTAGAGAAACAATTTGCCACATGGAGGTGAATGGATTGAATTCAAGCATTGTGCCATATAATGTGTTGCTCCATGGTCTCTGCAAGTGCACAAAAGTTTTTGAAGCACTTGAAGTGAAGAACTCATTGCAAAGTAAGAATTTGAAGGCAGATGTAGTGAGTTATTGTACATTGGTGTTAGGACTTTGCAAGGTGGAGGAGTTTGGTGTTGCAGTGGAAATGGTGCGAGAGATGTTGAATTACGGGCTCGTGCCGAGCGAGGCTGCTTCCTCGGCTGTGATCGAAGGATTGAGGAGGAAAGGGAGGGTGGTGGAGGCTTTTGATTTGGTTGATAAACTCGGGAAGTTTGGATTGATACCGAATTTGTTTGCGTATAATGCACTTATGAATTCTTTGTGTAAGAATGGCAAATTCGAAGAGGCGGAATCACTGTTTGCGAAGATGGAGGAGAAAGGTTTGGTTCCTAATGACGTAAGTTATTCGATATTGATTGATTCATTGTGCAAGAACGGGAAAATTGATGATGCTCTTGTTCTGTTTGGTAGAATGGAACAGGAGGGCATCAAAGGCActatttattcatataattcTCTGATAAATGGGCATTGTAGACTTGGAAGATTGACCAAAGCTGAGCATTTGTTTTGTGAAATGAAAGATAGAGGATTGATGCCGAATGCGGCCACTTATACTTCATTGATAACCGGGTATTGTAAGCAAGGAGATTTAGATAATGCACTgaagcttcacaatgagatgCCCAAAAACGGTGTACACTGGAATACTCGTAGTTTTACAGCGATCATTAATGGTTTTTGTCGCGCTAATATGATGAAAAAGGCGACTGAGTTGTTTGATGAGATGGTTGAATTGAATGTGATGCCAAATGAAGTGACTTACAATGTTATGATAGAAGGATACTGCCTGATAGGAAATACTGTCCGAGCTTTTGAGTTATATGATGCAATGGTTGAGAATGGTCTTGTTCCTGATAACTATACTTACAGGCCATTGATTAGCGGCAATTGTTTGACTGGTAGAGTTTTGGAAGCTAAGGAGTTTGTCGATGATTTACATAGTGAGAATAGGGTGCTGAATAACATGTCTGTTAGTGCTCTTCTTCATGGATTCTGTAGGGAAGGAAGAGTAAGTGATGCGCATAGTGTTTGTCAAGAGATGGTGGGAAGAGGACTAGAGATGGATCTTGTTTGTTATGGCATTCTTATACATGCAGATCTAAAACAGAAGGAAATAGTAAGATCGAATTCCATGCTAAAGGAGATGATCAGGAAGGGAATTAAACCGGACAATGTATTGTACACAAGCATAATTGATGCATACTCCAAATTCGGAAATTTCGCCATGTCATTTCATTTGTGGGATAAAATGGCTCAAGAAGGATGTTATCCAAATGCAGTGACGTACACTGTTCTAATAAACAGCTTATGCAAAGCGGGGATTTGTCAATGCAGC GACAAAAGGCAAGATGCAGTAAAGCTCATTGCAGACATGGCTGGCAATGGTGTGCTTCCTGATTGCATTAGTTATTCTACTGTTATTCATGAGTACTGTAAAGCTGGTGACCTGAAAAAG GCTTTGGAGCTCTGGGATGAGATGGTTAAGCATGGACTGAAGCCTGATACTCTTGCATACAACTTGTTGATACATGGTTGTAGTGTTAATGGACAGATTGCCCAGGCATTCGCATTGCATGATGAGATGATCAGAAGCCATGTCAAACCAAATTGGGCAACGTACACTGCTCTTATTCATGGAACATGTTTAAAGGGTGCAAGCAGAGAACCAGACTAA